The Niastella koreensis GR20-10 genome includes a window with the following:
- a CDS encoding SusD/RagB family nutrient-binding outer membrane lipoprotein, with protein sequence MKKIANYILAFSLLYFTSSCDKNLSELNVNNTNSTTLDPALLLNQAIINTSFPVKSLVFDIGIVQQMITPNGGVLAGANFNQDSRDVTTQPLWTAYYQSVIKNTYDAIAKSKDLSTRTNMYNMARIYQSYVFMILTDEFGEIPYTEGGAGYAQHINFPKYDRQQDIYPKLIQELTDAAAALTTSSTIETGDMLYAGNVAQWKKFAYSLLLRAGMRLSKIDPAKAQSTVQAAVAGGVITANADNAFIRHDANFNQPIGATLNGGEAANFYLTKPFVDQLKNTNDPRLQAIAIRYVGAKSGAGQTVAVGSTDPTKQIGMPMGYDNGTIVAQATADGLASFYDYSQADRRRILKVSSPVFLVTAAQTNLLLAEARFRGWITSGTAAQYFADGIKAHMDQMAAYDANSAISATARDVYVTANPLVAGTELQQINTQYWIASFLNGPEAFANFRRSGFPALTPNPYGQPSNPDVPNGTFIRRLTYPTSELSVNTDNVNEAIGRQGADKLSTRVWWDKP encoded by the coding sequence ATGAAAAAGATTGCAAACTATATATTGGCTTTCTCTTTATTGTATTTCACTTCTTCGTGTGATAAGAACCTGTCGGAGCTGAATGTAAACAATACCAACAGCACCACGCTCGATCCGGCACTGCTGCTGAACCAGGCGATCATCAATACCAGCTTCCCGGTAAAATCGCTGGTGTTCGATATTGGCATCGTTCAACAAATGATAACGCCCAATGGCGGCGTGCTGGCCGGCGCCAATTTTAACCAGGACAGCCGCGATGTTACTACCCAGCCTTTGTGGACGGCCTATTATCAAAGCGTGATCAAGAATACCTACGATGCCATTGCAAAATCAAAAGACCTTAGCACCCGCACCAATATGTACAATATGGCGCGCATTTACCAGTCGTATGTGTTTATGATATTGACCGATGAGTTTGGTGAAATTCCCTATACAGAAGGGGGCGCCGGTTATGCGCAACACATCAACTTTCCTAAATACGATCGCCAGCAGGATATATACCCCAAGCTCATCCAGGAGCTGACCGACGCCGCTGCGGCATTAACTACCAGCAGCACTATTGAAACCGGTGATATGTTGTATGCAGGTAATGTGGCCCAATGGAAAAAATTTGCTTACTCCCTGTTGCTGCGCGCCGGCATGCGGTTGAGCAAGATCGATCCGGCCAAAGCGCAAAGCACCGTGCAGGCGGCTGTAGCCGGCGGCGTCATAACCGCCAATGCCGACAATGCCTTTATTCGCCATGACGCCAATTTTAATCAACCCATCGGCGCTACGCTTAATGGTGGCGAAGCTGCCAACTTTTACCTTACCAAACCTTTTGTTGACCAGTTAAAGAACACCAATGACCCGCGTCTGCAGGCCATTGCCATTCGTTATGTTGGCGCCAAAAGCGGCGCAGGACAAACGGTAGCGGTTGGCAGTACCGACCCCACCAAACAGATCGGGATGCCCATGGGATATGACAATGGCACTATTGTAGCGCAGGCCACTGCCGACGGCCTGGCCAGCTTTTATGATTACAGCCAGGCAGACCGGCGCCGGATCCTGAAAGTATCGTCACCTGTGTTCCTGGTAACCGCGGCGCAAACCAACCTGCTATTGGCCGAAGCGAGATTTCGCGGCTGGATAACTTCAGGTACCGCCGCCCAGTATTTTGCCGACGGCATAAAAGCGCATATGGATCAAATGGCGGCATACGACGCCAATTCCGCCATTTCCGCCACGGCCCGGGATGTATACGTAACTGCTAACCCACTCGTTGCCGGCACAGAGCTGCAACAGATCAATACCCAATACTGGATCGCATCCTTTTTGAACGGCCCTGAAGCTTTTGCTAACTTTAGACGCAGTGGCTTTCCGGCATTGACGCCCAATCCGTATGGCCAGCCCAGTAATCCTGATGTACCCAATGGCACTTTTATCAGGCGACTCACCTATCCTACTTCTGAACTGAGCGTAAATACGGATAATGTGAATGAAGCTATTGGCAGACAAGGAGCGGATAAGTTGAGTACGAGAGTTTGGTGGGATAAGCCTTAA
- a CDS encoding SusC/RagA family TonB-linked outer membrane protein: MKNYSHGRPPRYAGLWLLCVFHLILSVTHAQTVTGTVSDEKGAKLSRVSIMIKGSSIGTTSDNNGKYSVAAPANGTLIFSAVGYKNTEVAIDGRTVINISLAFDNQNLGEVIVTALGIKKQARSLGFSATSVKPEELSVNRTSNVMNALQGKVAGVNISSLGTGPGGSSKIRIRGQSSISGQNNPLIVINGVPVDNTNFNDNTIQVKGGGVYADGGDGLSSINPDDIESMTILKGAPASALYGSRAKDGVIMITTKTKGKTKGIGVTYNLNYTNDTPLDYTDYQNQYGQGENGVRPTTPDPTSGEWSFGEKFAPGMTQILFNNLTVPYEPQGSRIKAFYRHGQNIANTLAFESSNDKGGMRLSLNNTQNNGIMPNNTFNRKSMNLGYSYNLSDQLTLSGNINYSREINSNPPNIANQDNSIPTTLMALSTSMPLSVLNENKYNAQGNEYNWSRFTNRTNPYWVLAEQFHNIKRDRIFGNVTLKYNLLSWLNVQGRFGQDYWSRDEDVNNFPTGQASRAAALPGFVNGVYTQESRRFRETNLDFLVNANKTFGTVGINLNAGGNRMRKRSDINNVVVTDFITRGIYTVQNGRGKDPVYTRIEQGVNSLYSSAELNFKQTFYLTGTVRNDWFSTLAPANRSILYPSVSGSYVFSEHLQNVNWLNFGKLRLGYAEVGSDGDVAPYSNQLFYTPNANFVSNPNGQQVPVGTSNISNNATGTTLPNPNLKPSRVAETEVGLEMRMFNNRVNVDLAAYRKITKDQIVLVQISDASGYLNTPINSGKSRNYGFEAMLNLVPVRTVNTTWEFTANTSYNITRVLSIITDKPGERITTGTHVFNGETRHVVGQEMGQIAGYGYARDAKGQQIFQSNGVPQRTADFVLFGSALPKWVGGFLNTVNYKGINFTVLIDYKLGNKMLSGTNFNAVRHGLHKMTLEGREGGVTGKGVNASGNPNSAVTPVQTYWEHLRSQQIIEPVVYNGGYWKLRQISVGYDFTKHVPTKWPIKGLKLDLVANNVLLIKKWVDNIDPETFGFGSDNQVGLESPGLPTTRSLGLNLNIKF; encoded by the coding sequence ATGAAAAATTACTCCCACGGAAGGCCACCCCGTTATGCAGGGTTATGGCTGCTCTGCGTTTTTCATTTAATCCTTTCCGTTACCCATGCTCAAACCGTTACAGGAACAGTGTCTGATGAAAAAGGTGCAAAGTTGTCACGGGTGTCCATAATGATAAAGGGGTCATCCATTGGCACTACCTCCGACAACAATGGCAAATACTCCGTTGCAGCCCCGGCCAATGGCACCCTCATTTTTTCTGCAGTTGGCTATAAAAATACGGAAGTAGCCATTGATGGCCGCACCGTTATCAACATTTCACTTGCGTTCGATAACCAGAACCTGGGCGAAGTGATCGTAACAGCGCTGGGCATTAAAAAGCAGGCCCGGAGTTTAGGCTTTTCCGCCACCAGTGTTAAACCCGAAGAACTGAGTGTGAACCGTACCAGCAATGTCATGAATGCCTTACAGGGAAAAGTAGCCGGGGTAAATATTTCATCGTTAGGTACCGGGCCGGGCGGCAGTTCAAAGATCCGCATCCGGGGTCAGTCGTCTATTTCCGGGCAAAACAACCCGCTGATCGTTATCAATGGCGTACCGGTTGACAACACCAACTTCAACGACAACACCATCCAGGTAAAAGGCGGCGGTGTGTATGCAGATGGCGGTGATGGCTTGTCGAGCATTAACCCCGATGATATTGAAAGCATGACCATCCTCAAAGGAGCGCCCGCATCGGCCCTGTACGGTTCCCGCGCCAAAGATGGGGTAATCATGATCACCACAAAAACGAAAGGCAAAACAAAAGGTATTGGTGTAACTTATAACCTTAATTATACCAACGATACCCCGCTTGATTATACTGATTATCAAAATCAGTACGGTCAGGGGGAGAATGGCGTTCGCCCCACCACCCCCGACCCTACTTCGGGCGAATGGTCGTTTGGCGAAAAATTCGCTCCCGGCATGACGCAGATCCTGTTCAATAACCTCACCGTTCCCTACGAACCACAGGGCAGCCGCATCAAGGCTTTCTACCGGCATGGCCAGAATATTGCCAACACCCTCGCTTTTGAAAGCAGTAACGACAAAGGCGGGATGCGCCTCTCGCTCAACAATACCCAGAACAACGGCATCATGCCCAATAATACGTTCAATCGCAAATCGATGAACCTGGGTTATAGTTATAACCTCTCTGACCAGCTCACCCTGTCGGGCAATATCAATTATTCGCGGGAGATCAATAGTAATCCACCAAACATTGCCAACCAGGACAACTCCATTCCTACCACGCTGATGGCGTTGTCGACCTCCATGCCGTTGAGTGTGCTTAATGAAAACAAATACAATGCACAAGGCAATGAATACAACTGGTCGAGGTTCACCAACCGCACCAACCCTTATTGGGTATTGGCTGAACAATTTCACAATATCAAACGCGACCGCATCTTCGGCAACGTAACGCTGAAATATAATTTGCTGTCATGGTTAAACGTGCAGGGCCGCTTTGGGCAGGATTACTGGTCGCGCGATGAAGATGTAAACAACTTCCCTACCGGACAGGCATCCCGCGCAGCTGCGTTGCCCGGCTTTGTAAACGGTGTATACACCCAGGAATCCCGGCGCTTTCGCGAAACCAACCTCGATTTCCTGGTGAACGCCAATAAAACTTTCGGGACTGTGGGCATTAACCTGAATGCCGGCGGCAACCGCATGCGCAAACGGTCCGACATCAACAATGTGGTGGTCACCGATTTCATCACCCGTGGTATTTACACGGTGCAGAACGGCCGCGGCAAAGACCCCGTGTACACACGTATTGAACAAGGCGTTAATTCATTATATAGTTCAGCCGAATTGAACTTCAAACAAACCTTCTACCTTACCGGTACCGTGCGTAACGACTGGTTCAGCACGCTGGCGCCGGCTAACAGAAGTATTTTGTACCCATCTGTTTCGGGCAGTTATGTTTTCTCTGAACACCTGCAAAATGTGAACTGGTTGAATTTTGGAAAACTGCGCCTGGGTTATGCCGAGGTAGGCAGCGATGGCGATGTGGCGCCCTATTCAAACCAGTTATTCTATACGCCCAATGCTAATTTCGTAAGCAACCCCAATGGACAGCAGGTACCGGTTGGTACCAGCAATATCAGTAATAATGCTACCGGTACTACATTACCCAATCCCAATCTGAAACCGAGCCGCGTAGCCGAAACCGAAGTAGGGCTTGAAATGCGCATGTTCAACAACCGGGTCAATGTTGACCTGGCTGCTTATCGTAAGATCACCAAAGACCAGATCGTGCTGGTACAGATCTCAGATGCATCGGGGTATCTTAATACGCCCATCAACAGTGGTAAAAGCAGGAACTATGGATTTGAAGCCATGCTGAACCTGGTTCCGGTTAGAACGGTAAATACCACCTGGGAATTTACGGCCAATACTTCTTACAACATCACCAGGGTACTGAGCATTATTACCGACAAACCCGGAGAACGCATCACTACCGGAACGCACGTGTTCAATGGAGAAACCAGGCATGTGGTGGGCCAGGAAATGGGCCAGATCGCCGGTTACGGATATGCACGGGATGCTAAAGGCCAGCAAATATTTCAGAGTAACGGAGTACCACAGCGCACAGCCGATTTTGTGTTGTTTGGCAGCGCCCTGCCAAAATGGGTAGGCGGTTTTCTGAATACGGTGAATTACAAGGGCATCAACTTTACGGTATTAATAGATTACAAACTGGGTAATAAAATGCTCTCCGGCACCAACTTCAATGCCGTACGGCATGGCTTACACAAAATGACACTCGAAGGACGTGAAGGCGGGGTAACAGGCAAAGGTGTTAATGCCAGTGGCAATCCCAACAGTGCCGTAACGCCTGTTCAAACCTATTGGGAACACCTGCGTTCACAACAAATCATAGAACCGGTGGTCTATAATGGGGGCTATTGGAAGCTTCGCCAGATCTCGGTAGGATATGATTTCACTAAACATGTGCCTACCAAATGGCCTATAAAAGGACTGAAGCTTGACCTGGTAGCCAATAATGTGTTGCTGATAAAGAAATGGGTTGATAATATCGATCCTGAAACATTCGGGTTTGGTTCCGATAACCAGGTAGGTTTGGAATCACCCGGTTTGCCCACCACCCGCAGCCTTGGCCTGAATTTGAACATTAAATTCTAA
- a CDS encoding IlvD/Edd family dehydratase — protein MSNRKLRSSDWFGRSDKMGFVHRSWFRTQGYPDDYFVNKPVIGICNTWSELTPCNSNLRDLAEIVKRGVIEAGGFPLEFPVTSLGETVMRPTTMLFRNLASMDVEETIRANPIDGVVLLTGCDKTTPSTIMGACSVDLPTIVVPGGPMLNGRFRGECIGSGSFNWLIKEKQGVENYTEQDIHEVETGVARSQGHCMTMGTASSMACMAEALGLTLPGMAAIPAVDARKKQFAQLSGRRIVEMVKEDLKISRILTRAAFENAIVVNSAIGGSSNFIIHLLAIAGRIGVPLTLEDFDAIGSKVPLLLNLKPSGKYLMEDFYYAGGLPVIIREMQSYLHNNALTVNGKSISDNCAVSPCYNTEVIATAQQPLQQSAGMAVLKGNLCANGAIIKPSAASPHLLKHRGRAVVFENIEDYHARIDDPGLDIDEHCVIVLKGVGPVGYPGMPEVGNVDLPMKLLQKGIKDMVRISDGRMSGTAGGTVVLHVSPESSIGGVLALVQNGDMIELDVTARKLHLDVPDEELAARKARWQQPAPMATRGYVKFYIDHVQQAHLGADLDVLRGGSGDEVVRDLH, from the coding sequence ATGAGCAACCGTAAATTAAGAAGCAGCGATTGGTTCGGCCGATCGGACAAGATGGGTTTTGTACACCGGTCATGGTTTCGTACGCAGGGGTATCCTGACGATTATTTCGTGAACAAACCCGTGATCGGTATTTGTAATACCTGGAGTGAGCTTACGCCCTGTAACAGCAACCTGCGGGATCTGGCTGAGATAGTAAAACGCGGCGTGATAGAAGCAGGCGGTTTTCCGCTGGAGTTTCCCGTTACATCGCTGGGCGAAACCGTGATGCGCCCTACTACCATGTTGTTCCGCAACCTGGCCAGTATGGATGTGGAAGAAACCATTCGCGCCAACCCGATCGATGGCGTTGTGTTGCTCACCGGGTGCGACAAAACCACTCCCTCTACCATCATGGGCGCCTGTAGTGTGGACCTGCCCACTATTGTAGTGCCCGGTGGTCCCATGCTGAATGGCCGCTTTCGCGGGGAATGCATCGGCAGCGGTTCCTTTAACTGGCTCATCAAAGAAAAACAAGGCGTTGAAAATTATACCGAACAGGATATACATGAAGTGGAAACCGGCGTTGCCCGTAGCCAGGGTCATTGCATGACTATGGGCACCGCCAGTTCCATGGCCTGCATGGCCGAAGCGCTGGGGTTAACCTTACCCGGCATGGCAGCCATTCCCGCCGTAGACGCCCGTAAAAAACAATTCGCGCAACTGAGCGGCCGCCGCATTGTTGAAATGGTAAAAGAAGACCTGAAAATATCGCGCATCCTAACCCGTGCCGCTTTTGAAAATGCCATTGTTGTTAACTCGGCTATTGGCGGATCCAGCAATTTCATTATTCATCTGCTGGCCATCGCCGGCCGCATCGGCGTTCCGTTGACCCTGGAAGATTTTGACGCCATTGGCAGTAAAGTGCCCTTGTTATTGAACCTGAAACCATCGGGCAAATACCTGATGGAAGATTTTTATTATGCCGGTGGTTTGCCGGTGATCATCCGGGAAATGCAATCGTACCTGCACAACAATGCCCTAACCGTAAACGGCAAAAGCATCAGCGACAATTGCGCCGTTTCCCCCTGCTACAATACAGAGGTGATCGCCACTGCCCAACAGCCGCTTCAGCAATCAGCAGGCATGGCGGTACTGAAAGGCAATTTATGCGCAAACGGCGCCATTATAAAACCATCGGCAGCGTCCCCGCATTTATTAAAACACCGGGGCCGGGCCGTAGTATTTGAGAACATCGAGGACTATCATGCCCGTATTGACGATCCCGGCCTGGACATTGACGAACATTGTGTGATCGTGTTAAAAGGTGTTGGGCCTGTAGGTTATCCCGGCATGCCCGAAGTAGGCAATGTTGACCTGCCCATGAAGCTGTTGCAAAAAGGCATCAAAGATATGGTGCGTATTTCAGACGGGCGCATGAGCGGCACCGCGGGCGGCACGGTAGTATTGCATGTATCGCCCGAGTCTTCTATAGGTGGCGTGCTGGCCCTGGTGCAAAATGGCGACATGATAGAATTGGATGTAACGGCCAGGAAATTGCACCTGGATGTGCCCGACGAAGAACTCGCTGCCCGCAAAGCACGCTGGCAACAACCAGCGCCTATGGCAACGCGTGGCTATGTAAAGTTTTATATAGATCATGTGCAGCAGGCGCACCTTGGCGCCGACCTGGATGTGTTACGCGGTGGCAGTGGCGATGAAGTGGTGAGGGATTTGCATTAA
- a CDS encoding arginase family protein, with protein MTGHKINLFEFPTNLGLIKTDYAIEPGVKKLPDWLKQFGFHDQVNPDKVVRLEPPAYTMLVDKASQVRNADSIVAYAKEQAALLYNEINDDSFQLILGGDCSILIGSAVALRQKGKYGIFYLDGHTDFIWPEMSGTHGAAGMDLAIVAGHGHEKLTNINNLKPYIQEEHIYCVGNREYDANYEKPVIDSNVAYYPLNRLRGNGLQNTVQQFLQTVKQQNLDGFFIHFDVDALDDQVMPAVDSRTPDGLSYDELAEILAPLLSSRKAVGMEITILDPDLDEDGRYTKEFSDKIVKLINGAK; from the coding sequence ATGACCGGCCATAAAATAAACCTGTTCGAATTTCCAACCAACCTGGGATTGATAAAAACCGATTATGCCATTGAGCCAGGTGTAAAGAAGTTGCCCGATTGGTTAAAACAATTCGGTTTTCATGATCAGGTCAATCCTGATAAAGTTGTTCGTTTGGAACCACCGGCTTATACCATGCTGGTTGATAAAGCATCGCAGGTAAGAAATGCCGATAGTATTGTGGCCTATGCAAAAGAACAGGCTGCGCTTTTGTACAACGAAATCAATGATGATTCTTTTCAACTGATCCTTGGTGGTGATTGCAGTATTCTTATAGGGAGCGCTGTTGCATTGCGGCAAAAAGGGAAGTATGGAATATTCTACCTGGACGGACATACTGATTTTATCTGGCCCGAAATGTCGGGCACCCATGGCGCTGCTGGTATGGATCTCGCTATAGTAGCGGGTCACGGCCATGAAAAGCTGACTAATATCAATAATCTGAAACCATATATCCAGGAAGAACATATTTACTGTGTGGGTAACCGCGAGTACGATGCTAATTATGAGAAACCTGTCATCGACTCCAATGTAGCCTATTATCCACTCAATCGCTTACGGGGAAATGGATTGCAAAATACCGTGCAACAATTTCTTCAAACGGTGAAACAACAAAACCTGGATGGGTTCTTTATTCATTTTGATGTGGATGCCCTGGATGACCAGGTTATGCCGGCGGTTGACAGCCGCACACCAGATGGGCTTTCGTACGATGAGCTGGCTGAGATCCTGGCTCCATTACTATCGAGCAGGAAAGCAGTTGGCATGGAAATTACCATCCTCGATCCTGATCTGGATGAGGATGGTAGGTATACAAAAGAGTTCAGTGATAAAATAGTTAAGCTAATAAATGGGGCAAAATAA